A window from Bombus fervidus isolate BK054 chromosome 12, iyBomFerv1, whole genome shotgun sequence encodes these proteins:
- the Ift46 gene encoding intraflagellar transport 46 → MDIKDSSDEEETHDISAFTKFDESIEVRNAEEIQSPVNRRPSSSRRPRQHPMNESRSAIGINSPREKFNFRRYSDHDNSFGKSMGIHSDPSDSEESDDDDIQGTSNAQPIEIYNPKDFEDLEVSTEMKELFQNIMRYTPQKIELNYKLIPFIPDYIPAVGDIDAFIKIPRPDGVEDKIGLTVLDEPCTNQSDPAVLHLQLRNHLRSGGGARQTVVKRIEDAEKNGKSIEKWIEDINQLHRSKHAPAVNLTKPMPDIDSLLQQWPPEVEDKLNEVELNFTQLDCQLPELIDLICNLLDIPSEEGMRLEALHMLFTLYLEVRNVRAQKY, encoded by the exons ATGGATATCAAAGATAGCAGCGACGAAGAAGAGACACATGATATATCAGCGTTCACGAAATTCGACGAGAGTATCGAGGTACGAAACGCTGAGGAGATACAAAGTCCAGTGAATCGTAGACCTTCCAGTTCGAGGAGACCCAGACAACATCCGATGAACGAAAGCCGAAGTGCTATAGGAATAAATTCACCTCgcgaaaaattcaattttcgaaG ataCTCGGATCATGATAACAGCTTTGGGAAATCCATGGGAATCCATAGTGATCCATCAGACAGTGAAGAAAGCGATGATGATGATATTCAAGGAACGAGCAACGCTCAGCccattgaaatttataatccTAAGGATTTTGAGGATTTAGAAGTGTCTACTGAGATGAAGgaattatttcaaaacatAATGAG GTATACTCCACAAAAGatcgaattaaattacaaactcATACCATTCATCCCCGATTACATCCCAGCAGTGGGTGACATAGACGCTTTCATCAAAATCCCGCGACCAGACGGCGTAGAAGACAAAATCGGTTTAACAGTTTTGGATGAGCCTTGCACCAATCAATCTGATCCAGCTGTCCTTCATCTTCAACTTCGTAATCATTTACGAAGCGGAGGAGGAGCGAGACAAACGGTGGTTAAAAGAATCGAAGATGCAGAAAAAAATGGGAAGTCAATCGAGAAGTGGATCGAGGATATAAATCAGCTTCACAGAAGCAAACACGCTCCCGCAGTTAACTTAACGAAACCGATGCCAGACATCGACTCGTTGCTTCAACAATGGCCACCGGAAGTTGAGGACAAGCTTAACGAAGTTGAATTGAATTTCACGCAATTGGATTGTCAACTACCAGAACTTATCGATCTTATATGCAATCTTTTGGATATACCATCGGAAGAGGGCATGAGATTGGAGGCATTACATATGCTCTTTACGCTTTATTTAGAAGTTCGAAATGTCAGAGCgcagaaatattaa
- the LOC139993068 gene encoding sodium-dependent nutrient amino acid transporter 1: MKMEKIDNGTYKKNGYANEAFQMENIYLEGKGNGEKSKGEPDVQQVTSENSPSRAEWGGGLEFLMACIAASVGLGNVWRFPFTAYENGGGAFLIPYIIVLFFVGKPFYFLEGFLGQFTSKSCAKTWAMVPAMKGLGYGQAIAAFSVVTCYGGLMSLTLYYLVASFQSELPWSFCREEWKDQCIDTVPKDVNRSTRLLHDDDRTLRSSAELYFRKIVLNEYDSIEDGIGTPSWELCLGLFVTWATIFCILCRGVKSTGKAAYFLAIFPYFVMIALLVRAVTLEGAADGILFFITPDWNKLWQSSVWYAAITQCFFSLSICFGPILTYSSYNNFGHNIRRDVMIVTTLDTFTSLIAGCTIFGILGNLAHEMGTTDISKVVRGGTGLAFISYPEALSQFQVVPQLFAVLFFVMMFVLGIGSAVALCSAVFNILCDHFPNVKNWKLVLIVSIFGYFISLVYITPGGQWFITLVDYYGGTFVAIIVAVLEIVTIFWIYGLSNFLNDAEFMLGSRPSFYWRLCWAVIAPLLMIFILICTIITYESPTYDGVPFPDYAYGIGWFLLFLGVVAIVGCILQKLVELRSSSLIETVKAAFRPCEEKWGPLDPKTRLEWKEFVAEKKFRHRGGCVEAFLK, encoded by the exons ATGAAGATGGAGAAGATCGACAATGGAACTTAT aagaaaaatggCTACGCTAACGAGGCGTTCcagatggaaaatatttacttgGAAGGAAAAGGGAATGGCGAAAAATCGAAAGGAGAACCTGACGTGCAACAAGTAACATCGGAAAACAGTCCTTCT AGAGCAGAATGGGGAGGTGGTCTAGAATTTCTAATGGCTTGCATCGCTGCTTCCGTTGGTCTAGGAAATGTATGGAGATTTCCTTTCACTGCCTATGAAAACGGAGGTGGTGCATTTCTAATACCTTATATAATCGTGTTATTCTTTGTCGGCAAACCTTTTTACTTTTTGGAAGGATTCCTCGGTCAATTTACCAGCAAATCATGCGCGAAAACCTGGGCCATGGTACCGGCTATGAAAG GTTTGGGATACGGCCAGGCAATCGCAGCATTTTCCGTTGTCACTTGCTACGGCGGTTTAATGAGTTTAACACTTTACTATCTGGTGGCTAGTTTTCAATCTGAACTACCTTGGTCTTTTTGCCGGGAAGAATGGAAGGATCAATGCATTGACACAGTTCCGAAGGATGTAAATAGGAGTACACGTTTGTTGCACGACGATGATAGAACTCTTCGCAGCTCTGCAGAACTATATTTTAG AAAAATTGTCCTGAACGAATATGACTCCATCGAAGATGGAATTGGAACACCCTCGTGGGAGCTCTGTCTGGGTCTTTTCGTAACCTGGGCAACGATTTTCTGTATCCTGTGTCGTGGAGTGAAAAGTACAGGGAAAGCAGCATATTTTCTTGCTATTTTCCCCTATTTTGTTATGATAGCTTTGTTAGTGAGAGCGGTAACACTGGAGGGCGCAGCCGATggtattcttttctttattactCCGGATTGGAACAAACTATGGCAATCAAGTGTTTGGTACGCTGCCATCACCCAATGCTTTTTTTCTCTGTCAATTTGTTTCGGTCCAATCCTCACGTATTCTTCTTATAACAACTTCGGACACAACATTCGCAG AGACGTGATGATAGTGACGACTTTGGACACCTTCACTAGCCTAATAGCAGGATGCACGATTTTCGGCATTCTTGGAAATCTAGCTCACGAAATGGGCACCACGGATATATCGAAAGTGGTCCGCGGTGGTACAGGACTGGCTTTCATCTCCTATCCCGAAGCACTGTCCCAGTTCCAGGTGGTTCCTCAACTTTTTGCCGTCTTGTTTTTCGTGATGATGTTTGTTCTTGGCATCGGAAGCGCCGTGGCCCTTTGCAGCGCCGTTTTTAACATCCTCTGCGATCATTTTCCGAACGTGAAAAACTGGAAGCTGGTGCTcatcgtttcaatttttggATACTTTATTAGCCTCGTCTATATCACCCCt GGTGGCCAATGGTTTATAACACTGGTGGATTATTATGGTGGCACATTCGTGGCGATCATAGTCGCTGTTTTGGAAATAGTAACGATATTCTGGATCTACGGTCTGTCGAATTTCCTCAATGATGCTGAGTTCATGCTCGGTTCAAGACCGTCATTTTATTGGAGACTTTGTTGGGCTGTGATCGCACCGCTATTgatgatctttattttgatctGCACGATCATCACTTACGAATCACCCACTTACGACGGCGTACCATTTCCGGATTATGCTTATG GAATCGGCTGGTTTCTGCTATTTTTAGGAGTCGTCGCGATTGTTGGCTGCATTTTGCAGAAACTAGTGGAACTAAGATCATCATCATTGATCGAA ACCGTGAAAGCAGCATTCAGGCCCTGCGAAGAGAAATGGGGACCTCTGGATCCTAAGACTCGACTAGAATGGAAGGAATTCGTAGCTGAAAAAAAGTTCCGGCATCGTGGTGGTTGTGTTGAAGCTTTTTTAAagtag
- the LOC139993070 gene encoding uncharacterized protein yields the protein MMINQWQSMMDNLSDIYYLVRLIIRQVSIYLRDVILYKVFWMATNDNFDSSDTKLRITLRNITTDVVAFSVICAVLFLLVVLASKYEKDENQLFTPVGIETVTVDHPQDPFCVSNTNSNTTNCSHACGDSILPRRRISKRNFSEEDIIRVRSCSEKRTTKIPKKSIFGLTMSQPQNCQSTQTTREIFHKNNQKWLIRRTRSGHIYGKYPV from the exons ATGATGATCAATCAGTGGCAATCGATGATGGACAATCTGAGTGACATTTATTATCTCGTGCGGTTGATAATCCGTCAAGTTTCCATATACTTACGA gATGTGATTCTTTATAAAGTCTTCTGGATGGCGACAAACGACAACTTCGATTCTTCGGATACGAAACTTCGTATCACGTTGAGGAATATTACGACAGATGTCGTAGCTTTTTCGGTCATCTGTGCCGTTCTTTTTCTCCTCGTGGTTCTCGCGTCCAAGTATGAAAAGGATGAAAACCAACTTTTTACACCTGTGGGAATAGAAAC AGTCACAGTAGATCACCCACAAGATCCATTCTGCGTTTCAAATACGAATTCCAATACGACAAACTGTTCCCACGCTTGCGGCGATTCGATATTACCGCGCAGACGAATTTCAAAGAGAAATTTCTCCGAGGAAGACATAATCAGGGTTCGTTCCTGTAGCGAGAAAAGAACCACAAAGATTCCAAAGAAATCGATTTTCGGCCTAACCATGAGCCAACCACAAAATTGTCAAAGTACCCAAACCACTcgcgaaatatttcataaaaacaaCCAAAAATGGTTGATTAGACGGACAAGAAGCGGccatatttatggaaaatatcCTGTATAG